Proteins from a single region of Colias croceus chromosome Z, ilColCroc2.1:
- the LOC123705516 gene encoding uncharacterized protein LOC123705516 has protein sequence MDHQAQRIILLDTPKNRKRVKKIVGVDNFDAAAIRNHIYGYYSRREYPTRASKKQEIVSWLARNGVEAGPNLLKVELLELVKLTKSSKIRYVIDELALEHGHEVIRLPPYHCQYNAIELIWAQIKGHAARNNTESPFSTAKMMTLLETACAEITKEDWKKVVEKTKKIILHDFERDVRIDNVIENELIISLRANSSDEDDDTNNSSGSSTE, from the exons ATGGACCATCAAGCTCAGAGGATAATACTTTTAGATACACCAAAAAACAGAAAGAGGGTCAAGAAAATTGTTGGTGTTGATAATTTTGATGCCGCTGCGATTCGCAACCATATTTATGGGTACTACTCGAGAAGAGAATATCCTACACGGG CCAGTAAAAAACAAGAAATTGTCTCGTGGCTGGCGAGAAATGGTGTGGAAGCAGGTCCAAATTTGCTAAAAGTTGAGTTATTAGAACTCGTTAAATTAACCAAGTCATCCAAGATTCGCTACGTGATCGATGAACTAGCCCTGGAACATGGACACGAAGTAATTCGATTGCCCCCCTACCATTGTCAGTACAACGCCATCGAGCTTATTTGGGCACAAATAAAGGGTCATGCAGCGCGGAACAATACTGAATCGCCCTTTAGCACTGCTAAAATGATGACACTGCTAGAAACTGCGTGTGCAGAAATCACTAAAGAAGACTGGAAAAAAGTCGTAgagaaaacaaagaaaataattttacacgaCTTTGAAAGAGATGTGAGAATAGACAATGTTATCGAAAacgaattaataatatcacttCGTGCTAACAGCAGTGATGAAGATGACGATACCAATAACAGTTCTGGTAGTTcaactgaataa